Proteins encoded together in one Planctomyces sp. SH-PL14 window:
- a CDS encoding NPCBM/NEW2 domain-containing protein codes for MASVSFGYRPGQLMTVLRSFLSHAAVPCRPRCRLLIALAACLAIVSSVEAAGPAKTRRVVRLDEPETIEQSVSRILLREIVRQGFLMTARERFGAATRDEWLREPAGDSKDETGTFRVEVAFPASGQVTVSIGETGRVVDAEPWTATFEATPEELLETALARSVEWSRGARGATEPGPFVVLLRDAGFEPVPAEAAAGPALPEERIALDLVTLFGDLRGTHSALRASPDSVPLLARLARGYALLGSVTEVHWGTEHKTFKARALLYAEAAVQRDPENAEPLWSRALVRGLCGLPHRAIEDLDKARQKAPDAAPPWAEGLDPYVRWNSAELERLATAGKPLAGYLAFLAAELAGTDDERRAAANRCYQQSPECLRAVAVLAEDKALGLRRALGPAQLQQFLSDFPERLKTVPHRTAELDKALGSAVVRGDLAAAVAQHVGLVKALRSPEARGDLREPALPMLATLAENLSFVHVIQRLSTDADYVGIDTRETILALAPLLEGHPHRGFLRAYGSDPRQRRGALGEAVAALMKRPLSNTVYAYADHWGERQMVPYEPLMPFIVRQRDEILPDLVPWEVRPATDIRERQRRARHALGMAPKCPLAIVRSIDFNWKEVAPLAETWEKESPSAVVLARLAQQYENRNFENPKYAEASARILKIVVERHPSMEAYRKLATSYRRLEKYDLWKEALDKALEQPVLGLEHASICREIADWYMEQKQWQAAKPYALRAANSYSEWGLRCAVECCEGLGEWNEAEGFQKAISQRYADEWAGWYFWCRRTGRGNATAALDACFQYVSRLSPQQRRNLSGISLVYQLEGDLKQALEHRPDINSVTPPDLALRSIVILDQMNETEERDKGARMVLAQGGEDGATLLCEQLLRSGRGAPPFSEAEARYCQTFLVSGYGILTDRAWCLGRLLLTRNRRKEAVEWLKRAAGSPTTDRDSCVLASAELIRLGIDLPPRRAREMDDEFSVAWSALINARARIDSKKLDDAEKFVQEAITASPDFPPVWLVGGQVARIRGYNIDALARFTELVKLSPKVPSALVRRARGYEGTGQIGKAIEDYEAALAIAPDDRMTHIGLAMIRATCGEAKYRDATAAMRHARAAGKYGPGSDGEVDMALAAAYAEGKEFTKAADTLSAAIKSQRVQNTRGLLETLKVYEKREPLRRPVNVSPAIVRLPVEEERPKYRARITALRQEIDRTFADREAKAVGPDKETLAKGRARYESEHLLPADFPAELRKRHEASIQTMLAAYDAAIDSAVRSKLDGPANGLRKERQAFVDQVQPTLLLSRQEPAKVKVLNNWFTRDGRGLSGQSLGGDIRFGGQVYREAILAHPGGEDFSEVAIALSGEWETFTARVGVPEATDVPGTKLVGSNLTFEVLSDGKSLWKSQPSREIDKLQSCRVAFPKGAQIVLRVHCAKEYWFARAVWIEPRLTSLRFPPPPEPESAGRP; via the coding sequence ATGGCCTCCGTCTCCTTTGGCTATCGACCTGGGCAGCTTATGACGGTCCTGCGATCCTTTCTCTCCCATGCAGCGGTCCCGTGCCGGCCGCGCTGTCGGCTCCTGATCGCGCTCGCCGCCTGCCTGGCGATCGTGAGCTCCGTCGAGGCGGCGGGACCGGCGAAGACGCGGCGCGTCGTTCGCCTCGATGAGCCCGAGACAATCGAGCAGTCGGTCAGCCGCATCCTGCTCCGAGAGATCGTCCGGCAGGGGTTCCTCATGACCGCCCGCGAACGGTTCGGCGCGGCGACCCGCGACGAATGGCTCCGCGAGCCCGCCGGCGACAGCAAGGACGAGACCGGGACCTTCCGGGTCGAGGTCGCCTTTCCCGCATCCGGACAGGTGACCGTCTCGATCGGCGAGACCGGGCGCGTCGTCGATGCCGAGCCCTGGACCGCAACCTTCGAAGCGACTCCCGAGGAACTTCTCGAAACCGCTCTCGCCCGATCCGTCGAATGGTCGCGCGGAGCCCGCGGAGCGACCGAGCCGGGTCCCTTCGTCGTCCTGCTCCGCGACGCGGGCTTCGAACCGGTCCCCGCCGAAGCGGCCGCCGGCCCTGCGCTCCCCGAGGAGCGGATCGCTCTCGATCTCGTCACCCTCTTCGGAGACTTGCGGGGGACCCACTCGGCGCTGCGGGCCAGTCCGGACTCGGTGCCGCTCCTGGCGCGGCTGGCCCGCGGCTATGCCCTCCTGGGGAGCGTGACGGAGGTCCACTGGGGGACGGAGCACAAGACCTTCAAGGCCCGCGCGCTCCTCTACGCTGAGGCGGCAGTGCAGCGCGACCCGGAGAACGCCGAGCCGCTCTGGTCGCGGGCGCTCGTCCGCGGATTGTGCGGTCTTCCGCATCGGGCCATCGAGGACCTCGACAAGGCCAGACAGAAAGCCCCGGATGCCGCGCCGCCATGGGCCGAGGGCCTCGATCCCTACGTCCGCTGGAACAGCGCGGAGCTGGAGCGGCTGGCGACGGCGGGAAAGCCGCTGGCGGGGTACCTGGCGTTTCTGGCCGCCGAACTGGCGGGGACCGACGACGAACGGCGGGCCGCGGCGAACCGGTGCTACCAACAGAGCCCGGAGTGCCTGCGGGCGGTGGCGGTGCTGGCTGAGGACAAGGCGCTCGGTCTCCGCCGCGCGCTCGGGCCGGCGCAGCTTCAGCAGTTCCTGAGCGACTTCCCCGAGCGGCTCAAGACGGTGCCGCACCGGACCGCCGAGCTCGACAAGGCGCTGGGGAGCGCCGTCGTCCGGGGGGACCTCGCCGCGGCGGTCGCGCAGCATGTCGGGCTCGTCAAAGCCCTCCGCAGCCCGGAGGCCCGGGGCGATCTCCGCGAGCCCGCGCTGCCGATGCTGGCGACGCTCGCCGAGAACCTGAGCTTCGTCCACGTCATCCAGCGGCTCTCGACCGACGCGGACTACGTGGGGATCGACACCCGCGAGACGATCCTGGCCCTCGCGCCGCTCCTCGAAGGCCACCCGCACAGGGGATTCCTCCGCGCCTACGGGTCCGACCCGCGGCAGCGGCGGGGGGCGCTCGGAGAGGCGGTCGCCGCGCTGATGAAGAGGCCGCTGTCGAACACCGTCTACGCCTATGCGGACCACTGGGGCGAACGGCAGATGGTTCCGTATGAGCCCCTGATGCCGTTCATCGTGCGGCAGCGGGACGAGATCCTTCCCGACCTCGTCCCGTGGGAAGTCCGCCCGGCGACCGACATCCGGGAACGGCAGCGGCGGGCGCGTCACGCCCTCGGGATGGCTCCGAAGTGCCCGCTGGCGATCGTGCGGTCGATCGACTTCAACTGGAAGGAAGTCGCCCCGCTCGCCGAGACGTGGGAGAAGGAGTCGCCGTCAGCGGTCGTCCTCGCCCGGCTGGCCCAGCAGTACGAGAACCGGAACTTCGAGAACCCGAAGTACGCCGAGGCCTCCGCGCGGATCCTCAAGATCGTCGTGGAGCGGCACCCGTCGATGGAGGCCTACCGGAAGCTGGCCACGTCCTACCGTCGGCTCGAGAAGTATGACCTGTGGAAGGAGGCGCTCGACAAGGCGCTGGAGCAGCCGGTCCTGGGGCTGGAGCACGCCAGCATCTGCCGGGAGATCGCCGACTGGTACATGGAGCAGAAGCAGTGGCAGGCGGCCAAGCCGTACGCCCTGCGGGCCGCCAACTCCTATTCCGAGTGGGGACTGCGGTGCGCCGTCGAGTGCTGCGAGGGGCTCGGGGAGTGGAACGAGGCCGAGGGATTCCAGAAGGCGATCTCGCAGCGGTACGCCGACGAGTGGGCGGGGTGGTACTTCTGGTGCCGCCGGACCGGCCGCGGCAACGCCACGGCGGCTCTCGACGCGTGCTTCCAGTACGTCTCGCGCCTCAGTCCCCAGCAGCGGCGGAATCTCTCCGGGATCTCGCTCGTCTACCAGCTCGAAGGGGACCTGAAGCAGGCGCTCGAACACCGTCCGGATATCAACTCCGTCACCCCGCCGGACCTGGCTCTCCGCTCGATCGTGATCCTCGACCAGATGAACGAGACGGAGGAACGGGACAAGGGGGCCCGGATGGTCCTCGCGCAGGGAGGCGAAGACGGGGCGACGCTGCTGTGCGAGCAACTGCTGCGGTCCGGCAGAGGGGCGCCGCCGTTCTCCGAGGCGGAGGCGCGGTACTGTCAGACGTTCCTGGTCTCGGGCTATGGAATCCTGACCGACCGCGCGTGGTGCCTCGGCCGGCTGCTCCTGACCCGCAACCGCCGCAAGGAGGCGGTCGAATGGCTGAAGCGGGCCGCGGGCTCTCCCACGACGGACCGCGATTCCTGCGTGCTGGCCTCCGCGGAGCTGATCCGGCTCGGGATCGATCTGCCCCCCCGCCGCGCCCGGGAGATGGACGACGAGTTCTCCGTGGCGTGGTCGGCCCTCATCAACGCCCGGGCGCGGATCGACTCGAAGAAGCTCGACGACGCGGAGAAGTTCGTCCAGGAAGCGATCACCGCCTCCCCGGACTTTCCGCCGGTCTGGCTCGTCGGCGGTCAGGTGGCCCGGATACGGGGATACAACATCGACGCCCTCGCCCGGTTCACCGAACTGGTGAAGCTGTCTCCCAAGGTCCCGTCGGCCCTCGTCCGCCGGGCCCGCGGCTACGAAGGGACCGGCCAGATCGGGAAGGCGATCGAGGACTATGAGGCGGCGCTCGCCATTGCCCCGGATGACCGGATGACGCACATTGGCCTGGCGATGATCCGGGCGACCTGCGGAGAGGCGAAGTACCGCGATGCGACCGCGGCGATGCGGCACGCGCGGGCCGCCGGCAAATACGGTCCCGGCAGCGACGGCGAGGTCGACATGGCCCTGGCGGCCGCGTACGCCGAGGGGAAGGAGTTCACGAAGGCGGCCGACACCCTCTCGGCGGCGATCAAGTCGCAGCGGGTCCAGAACACGCGGGGCCTGCTCGAGACGCTGAAGGTCTACGAGAAGCGGGAGCCGCTCCGGCGGCCCGTGAACGTGAGTCCGGCGATCGTCCGGCTGCCGGTCGAGGAGGAGCGGCCGAAGTATCGCGCGCGGATCACGGCGCTTCGCCAGGAGATCGACCGGACGTTCGCCGACCGGGAAGCGAAAGCGGTCGGTCCAGACAAGGAGACGCTCGCCAAAGGCCGGGCCCGGTACGAGTCGGAACACCTCCTTCCGGCCGATTTTCCGGCTGAGCTCCGGAAGCGGCACGAGGCGTCGATCCAGACGATGCTGGCGGCCTATGACGCCGCGATCGACTCCGCCGTCCGGAGCAAGCTGGATGGGCCGGCGAACGGGTTGCGGAAGGAGCGGCAGGCGTTCGTCGACCAGGTCCAGCCGACTCTGCTCCTCAGCCGCCAGGAACCGGCGAAGGTCAAGGTCCTGAACAACTGGTTCACACGGGACGGCCGCGGCCTCTCCGGGCAGAGCCTCGGCGGCGACATCCGGTTCGGCGGCCAGGTCTACCGGGAGGCGATCCTGGCCCATCCCGGGGGGGAGGACTTCTCCGAGGTCGCGATCGCCCTCTCCGGCGAGTGGGAGACCTTCACCGCCCGCGTGGGGGTTCCGGAAGCGACCGACGTTCCGGGGACGAAGCTCGTCGGCTCGAACCTGACCTTCGAGGTCCTGTCCGACGGGAAGTCGCTCTGGAAGTCGCAGCCCTCGCGCGAGATCGACAAGCTCCAGTCGTGCCGCGTGGCGTTCCCGAAGGGGGCGCAGATCGTCCTGCGGGTCCACTGCGCCAAGGAGTACTGGTTCGCCCGCGCGGTGTGGATCGAACCGCGGCTGACGTCGCTCCGCTTTCCGCCGCCGCCGGAACCGGAGTCGGCGGGACGGCCGTGA
- a CDS encoding M14 family zinc carboxypeptidase, which produces MRRLTTVSLLVLALAPGCARGTRTLVQSFRIAAPQTGLAQSLPARSPNELTPRERALLNEAPDPAGPRRDIVTTAPANSGRTQAVSQTELPWRRDYESVDRRAIETLRLGSGDERIAVLSSLHGNELDTIRALEAAVAELSISKTPLTDRAVLAIRTPNPDGAADRTMTNARGVDLNRNFPSARFPANASKLTGETPASEPETRALIQILADFRPTRVIHITSGGSLRGAVIANFDAKAIDGFDPLRIDQVRAASIEDYAVTRLKVEVINLVLPASRDQSATPGSVRQIVTLLTDRVPTAANAGIAAESRPAVRDRNSIRLEDEIGTAAPAGEAQPRPDGMKGYVQFLPEPPGLRAVQTNSGGARYFELPPPE; this is translated from the coding sequence ATGCGTCGCCTGACGACCGTGTCTCTGCTTGTTCTTGCGCTCGCCCCCGGCTGCGCCCGAGGAACCCGCACCCTCGTGCAGTCGTTCCGGATCGCCGCGCCGCAGACGGGCCTCGCCCAGTCGCTGCCGGCCCGCTCCCCGAACGAACTGACGCCGCGCGAGCGCGCGCTGCTGAATGAAGCTCCCGATCCGGCGGGCCCCCGCCGCGACATCGTGACGACCGCTCCGGCCAACAGCGGCCGGACACAGGCGGTCTCGCAGACCGAACTGCCGTGGCGCCGCGACTATGAGAGCGTCGACCGGCGGGCGATCGAAACGCTTCGCCTCGGCTCCGGCGACGAGCGGATCGCCGTGCTGAGCAGTCTGCACGGCAACGAGCTCGACACGATTCGGGCCCTCGAGGCGGCCGTCGCGGAGCTTTCGATCTCGAAGACGCCGCTGACCGATCGCGCCGTTCTGGCGATCCGCACTCCGAATCCCGACGGCGCGGCGGACCGGACGATGACGAATGCCCGGGGGGTCGATCTCAACCGGAATTTTCCGTCCGCCCGTTTCCCGGCCAACGCGTCGAAGCTGACCGGTGAGACGCCGGCGAGCGAACCCGAAACGCGGGCACTGATCCAGATCCTGGCCGATTTCCGGCCGACACGCGTGATTCACATCACGTCGGGGGGGAGCCTGCGGGGAGCGGTAATCGCGAATTTCGACGCGAAGGCGATCGACGGGTTTGACCCGCTGCGGATCGATCAGGTGCGGGCCGCGTCGATCGAGGACTACGCCGTGACGCGGCTCAAGGTGGAAGTGATCAACCTGGTGCTGCCCGCCTCCCGCGACCAATCCGCGACTCCCGGTTCGGTCCGTCAGATCGTGACCTTGCTGACCGACCGCGTTCCGACCGCCGCCAATGCGGGGATCGCGGCCGAATCGCGTCCCGCCGTCCGGGACAGGAATTCGATCCGGCTGGAGGACGAGATTGGGACGGCGGCTCCGGCCGGAGAGGCCCAGCCGCGTCCGGACGGGATGAAGGGGTACGTACAGTTTCTGCCTGAACCGCCGGGCTTGCGGGCGGTCCAGACGAACAGTGGTGGAGCGCGTTACTTCGAGCTCCCGCCGCCGGAGTAA
- a CDS encoding protein kinase domain-containing protein — translation MDFRTLHTLVENSVWRIWRGEDPQSRQRFLIKELTDDARANPSHQKRLEQEVEFLRAVEHPRILPVRHADPGQGLLIFDDSQCTIKQFVDKHGPLSNDMVARVLLECVEGLESLHARGYVHGRINAQTVFVDPGGETRLGDFLGYRYETGYPSAEMWRQVRYEAPEIIDNRFGRPSPVSDLYCLGFFALEMIAGTNFPKLFGLSADEQERGRRWLVWHANEQAELEDWASKVPDVATSLADVVSGLIVKTPARRRFQTARDLGNHLRQLGLHSRRVLPPFAPEASAKTAPADAIPVRRVPPALHLTERRPPSRSFRYESDGMVLVSRVEQASLPIQDPDIGTRHALLACQFLDWHVYDLFHPSGTFLNGRKVEGPQRVVRGDELRFGKHSFLVNLEFEGTGIIPRFDLLKRLHHGRGGDLYVARWMRKSGETKKVALRIFPAEFQDQNDQIRRFLRAIPEAGRIKHKNVVQMYRGGMTRRSGMTIWFLASEFLPNGSLRDRIARTKGPLPLDMVRQAGLDIAQALQASAEQQILHRNVNPSCILFDGDEQAKLGDFVLSRGEVMETLYDITRGRLDMGEYQYQAPEVLQGAGNLTPACDTYGLAACLFEAITGKRPFDGQNQVEILTKASQANWPRPSELNPAIPTDWNPFMAKALARAPQDRFQTGREFAAQLERLMV, via the coding sequence ATGGATTTCCGCACACTTCACACCCTCGTCGAAAACTCCGTCTGGCGCATCTGGCGCGGCGAAGATCCCCAGTCGCGACAGCGGTTTCTCATCAAGGAGCTGACCGACGACGCGCGGGCCAACCCCTCCCACCAGAAGCGGCTGGAACAGGAAGTGGAGTTCCTCCGCGCGGTCGAACATCCCCGGATCCTGCCGGTCCGGCACGCCGACCCGGGCCAGGGGCTCCTGATTTTCGACGACAGCCAGTGCACCATCAAGCAGTTCGTCGACAAGCACGGCCCGCTGTCGAACGACATGGTGGCGCGGGTCCTGCTGGAGTGCGTCGAGGGGCTGGAGAGCCTGCACGCCCGGGGCTACGTCCACGGCCGGATCAACGCCCAGACGGTGTTCGTCGATCCGGGAGGAGAGACGCGCCTCGGCGACTTCCTCGGCTACCGCTACGAGACCGGCTATCCCAGCGCCGAGATGTGGCGGCAGGTCCGCTACGAGGCCCCCGAGATCATCGACAACCGCTTCGGCCGTCCGAGCCCCGTTTCGGACCTGTACTGCCTCGGCTTCTTCGCCCTGGAGATGATCGCCGGGACGAATTTCCCCAAGCTCTTCGGCCTCTCCGCCGACGAGCAGGAGCGGGGCCGGCGGTGGCTCGTCTGGCACGCCAACGAGCAGGCGGAACTCGAAGACTGGGCCTCGAAGGTTCCGGACGTCGCGACCTCGCTGGCGGACGTCGTCAGCGGCCTGATCGTCAAGACTCCGGCGCGGCGGCGGTTCCAGACCGCCCGCGATCTCGGCAACCACCTCCGCCAGCTCGGACTCCATTCCCGCCGCGTCCTCCCGCCGTTCGCCCCCGAGGCGTCTGCCAAAACCGCGCCGGCCGATGCGATCCCCGTCCGCCGCGTCCCGCCGGCGCTGCATCTCACGGAGCGGCGGCCCCCCAGCCGTTCCTTCCGTTACGAGAGCGACGGGATGGTGCTCGTCAGCCGGGTCGAGCAGGCGAGCCTGCCGATTCAGGATCCGGACATCGGGACGCGGCACGCCCTCCTCGCCTGCCAGTTCCTCGACTGGCACGTGTACGACCTCTTCCATCCCAGCGGGACGTTCCTCAATGGCCGCAAGGTCGAGGGGCCGCAGCGGGTCGTCCGCGGGGACGAGCTCCGCTTCGGCAAGCACTCCTTCCTCGTCAATCTCGAGTTCGAGGGGACCGGGATCATTCCGCGGTTCGATCTCCTGAAGCGGCTGCACCACGGCCGGGGAGGGGACCTGTACGTCGCGCGGTGGATGCGGAAGTCGGGCGAGACCAAGAAGGTCGCGCTGCGGATCTTCCCGGCGGAATTCCAGGACCAGAACGACCAGATCCGCCGCTTCCTGCGGGCGATCCCCGAGGCGGGTCGGATCAAGCACAAGAACGTGGTCCAGATGTACCGCGGCGGGATGACCCGCCGCAGCGGCATGACGATCTGGTTCCTGGCGAGCGAGTTCCTGCCGAACGGTAGCCTGCGGGACCGGATCGCGCGGACGAAGGGGCCGCTCCCGCTCGACATGGTCCGTCAGGCGGGGCTCGATATCGCCCAGGCGCTCCAGGCCTCGGCCGAGCAGCAGATCCTGCATCGCAACGTGAATCCGAGCTGCATCCTGTTCGACGGAGACGAGCAGGCGAAGCTCGGGGACTTTGTCCTCTCCCGAGGCGAGGTGATGGAGACGCTGTACGACATCACCCGTGGCCGGCTCGACATGGGGGAATACCAGTATCAGGCGCCGGAAGTTCTGCAGGGGGCGGGGAATCTGACCCCGGCATGCGACACCTACGGCCTCGCCGCGTGTCTGTTCGAGGCGATCACCGGGAAGCGGCCGTTCGACGGTCAGAACCAGGTCGAGATCCTCACCAAGGCCTCCCAAGCGAACTGGCCCCGTCCGAGCGAGCTGAATCCGGCGATCCCGACGGACTGGAATCCGTTCATGGCCAAGGCCCTCGCGCGGGCTCCGCAGGACCGCTTCCAGACGGGCCGCGAGTTTGCCGCTCAGCTCGAACGTCTGATGGTCTAA
- a CDS encoding type II secretion system F family protein, which produces MTAEIIASACFGGLAGWLAADAVGLLPQRPSAETLGPGELQRRAECRQKRLFALFEPLIRRLAPFFETRFPERVRKLDLDLDQFEGNVLTAPEHMALRFAQSVLVACGAALVAMIVMQWGAITALVAIALGSVALWWMWLRRDGKRADYLRRRARARLPSALELMALMMESGGTDMMDSFETAAAENRDHPLGTQFMKLLRMVRRGEDTLRALTAWAQRTRDNDFIEVAFVLRTSLERGTSVEASLRALADQFQQRRLQRLERAAEEAKVHVTWPGLLVMLACLLIVVTPFILAARNTLSL; this is translated from the coding sequence ATGACCGCGGAGATTATCGCATCCGCCTGCTTCGGGGGCCTGGCCGGCTGGCTGGCGGCCGACGCCGTCGGCCTGCTCCCACAGCGTCCCTCGGCCGAAACCCTCGGACCTGGGGAACTCCAGCGGCGGGCCGAGTGCCGCCAGAAGCGGCTGTTCGCGCTGTTCGAGCCGCTGATCCGGCGTCTCGCCCCGTTCTTCGAGACGCGGTTTCCCGAACGGGTGCGGAAGCTGGATCTCGACCTCGACCAGTTCGAAGGGAACGTCCTGACGGCGCCGGAGCACATGGCGCTGCGGTTCGCGCAGTCGGTGCTCGTCGCCTGCGGCGCGGCGCTCGTGGCGATGATCGTCATGCAGTGGGGGGCGATCACTGCCCTGGTGGCGATCGCGCTTGGGAGCGTGGCCTTGTGGTGGATGTGGCTCCGCCGGGACGGGAAGCGGGCCGACTATCTGCGGCGGCGGGCCCGGGCCCGCCTGCCGTCGGCCCTGGAGCTGATGGCCCTGATGATGGAATCCGGGGGAACCGACATGATGGACTCCTTCGAGACGGCGGCGGCCGAGAACCGCGACCATCCGCTCGGGACGCAGTTCATGAAACTCCTCCGCATGGTCCGCCGCGGGGAAGATACGCTCCGGGCCCTCACCGCCTGGGCGCAGCGGACGCGGGACAACGACTTCATCGAGGTCGCCTTCGTCCTGCGGACGTCGCTCGAGCGGGGGACTTCGGTCGAAGCGAGCCTCCGCGCCCTGGCCGACCAGTTCCAGCAGCGGCGGCTGCAGCGGCTGGAGCGGGCCGCCGAGGAAGCGAAGGTCCACGTGACATGGCCCGGCCTGCTGGTCATGCTGGCGTGTCTCCTGATCGTCGTGACGCCGTTCATCCTGGCCGCCCGCAACACCCTTTCGTTGTGA
- a CDS encoding type II secretion system F family protein, giving the protein MNAQSWQMVASVLFGMTAMAISGPVMQLIDWISTVSTRRLTAQPTQLGLELETIRIWQRWWWAFTALLVLFIAFTLKMPPVAVLAGTLLVQVPRIVLSLRLDNRRIKFRDQIVSAARALSAQFRAGLSTPEGLRAVARESRSPLREELMECVQSFDRGEGLRESLTALKKRIDVDAVSLFVIALLATERQGGKITVAMEKISDSLEQMQRVERTRESNTAGGRALVIVLALFPALFALMFSLIDPASMGLLFSTFSGQIAICIVALLTYVAVRWAFWLLAIVD; this is encoded by the coding sequence ATGAACGCCCAGTCGTGGCAGATGGTCGCCTCCGTCCTGTTCGGCATGACCGCCATGGCGATCTCGGGCCCGGTCATGCAGCTGATCGACTGGATCAGCACCGTGAGCACCCGCCGCCTCACCGCGCAGCCGACGCAGCTCGGGCTCGAACTCGAGACGATCCGGATCTGGCAGCGGTGGTGGTGGGCCTTCACGGCCCTCCTCGTCCTCTTCATCGCCTTCACGCTCAAGATGCCGCCGGTCGCGGTCCTGGCGGGGACGCTCCTCGTCCAGGTGCCGCGGATCGTCCTGAGCCTCCGGCTCGACAACCGCCGCATCAAGTTCCGCGACCAGATCGTCTCCGCGGCGCGGGCCCTCTCGGCCCAGTTCCGGGCGGGGCTCTCGACGCCGGAAGGACTGCGGGCGGTCGCGCGGGAATCCCGCTCGCCACTGCGGGAGGAGCTCATGGAGTGCGTCCAGTCGTTCGACCGGGGGGAAGGGCTGCGGGAGAGCCTGACCGCTCTCAAAAAACGGATCGACGTCGACGCCGTCTCGCTGTTCGTGATCGCCCTCCTGGCGACCGAGCGGCAGGGGGGGAAGATCACCGTCGCGATGGAGAAGATCAGCGACAGCCTGGAGCAGATGCAGCGGGTCGAGCGGACGCGGGAGTCGAACACCGCCGGGGGCCGGGCCCTGGTGATCGTGCTCGCCCTGTTTCCCGCCCTGTTCGCCCTGATGTTTTCCCTCATCGATCCCGCCTCGATGGGGCTCCTGTTTTCGACCTTCTCGGGACAGATCGCGATCTGCATCGTGGCCCTCCTGACCTACGTCGCGGTCCGATGGGCCTTCTGGCTCCTCGCGATCGTGGACTGA